CAGCCTGAGAGCCGTGCGAGGGGACCTTCACGGCGGGGGTCAGGAGGACGGGGCACTGCGGGGTGCCGCTTGTCTCGCCCGCGGGCACCGCCTCGATCGGAAACCCGAAGAAGCCGGCGAACCCGATGGTCTTTCCGGACGGGGCCACCTGTTCGAGCGCCCTCCGGAAGACCTCCGACCGGACATCGATGCAGAAGACTGCCTGGAAGTCGGGAGCCTCTCCCGACCTGCCTCCTCCCAGGGAGGCGAGCTGCGAGAAGAGCTTCCGCCGGGTGGCGATCTCATGGGCCCGCTGCCAGAGGAACTGGGGAGCGGGGGCGGCGGGGGTGCTGGGGGTGCTCGCCGGGACCTCCGCGTGGCCGGTCGGGGCGGTGAAGGCCACCGATGGGAAGGCGTTCTTGAGCGCACACTCGTAGACCAACCTGATGGCAAGCAGATGCCGCAGGGTGTCGTCCTGTTCTCCCTGGAGCCCTTTTTCATGAGCGAGGAATTTCAGGTGACCCGCCCAGCCGCCGATGCCGAGCAGCAGGGAGTGAAAGACCTCCGTTGCCGCGGACTCTTCGAGACCCAGGGCGGCGGCCGCCCTGTCGATCTCGTGGGCAGGATCGTCCCCGAGCCCCCGGACGAATTCCCTCCACCCCCTCAGGCCCGCCGTCTCGGGGTTCCTGTCGAGCGAGGCGGCCTGCCGCCAGGCAGCGAAGAGTGGCACGCCCTTCCAGGGGAATCCCCAGAGCGCCTGACCGCCGTCGAAGTAGGCCGTGCACCATTTGGAAATCTCCTCGGTCACGAAGGCGCCCCACCGGGCTCCGCCCTCCGCGTCGATCCGTGCACTCGGGAGATTGGCCGGAGGAAGCGGCAGCTCCCACGCGTCGGCCTGAAGTCCGGCTACAAGATTCTCCGGCGTGAGCCGTGCATCCGCTTCGCCGATCGCCCTCCGCAGATCCTCCGCGGTGATCTTCCCGGCCCCGTGGAGCTCCCGGTAGAAGGAAGGGGGGAGTGCCAGGGGCGTACCGGCATTCCGGGCAAGCACACCGGCGGCCTTGGTGAAGGGCATGTCGGAGAGCCCGACAAAGGGATTCACGGCGACGAACCGCGAGAGCGGCCAGAGCGGTGCGATGCGGCCCAAGGCTTCATCGGCCTGGGTCCTGAACGTGTGGGAGGGGATCATGGAGGCGCTGGAATGCATGGTGGCGGTGAGGATTAGAGTGGGCGTGAAAGTGGGTTAAGGGTCTTTTGGAGTGAGTGAGAGGGTCAGGATTTCCGGGCTCGGGGCGGCCAGATCGAGGCGATCAGGCGGTTGGCGGCGGTGTTGACATAGAATCCGTTGTAGGCGTGGACGAAGAGGGTGCGGCCCGCCCCCGTCGATGCCCATGTCGGGGGAAGGAAGGCCCGGAGAGCCAGCAGCAGAAAGGAGAGGGCCGTGAGGAGAGCGATCGGCCAGGCCATCGTGAAGGCCGGGGCCGGGGCGACGGAGTCGCCGAGCAGATGCCGCGTCCCCTCGTGGAGGGCGACCGAGAGGAGGCCGACGCCGGCGGCGACGGCGAGTCCCGAGAGGAATCCGATGACGCCCGAGGAGGTCGACCACCAGTGCCAGAGGAGTTGGGCGAGGGCCACGAACAGGATCAGACCGAGGCCGAAGCGGCCGGAGTCCTCCCAGGGGGCACTTCCGGAGAGGAAGGAGAGGAGGGCGACCAGACCACCCGCCACCGCGAAGGCCGCAAGCGCCCCGAGAAGGCCCCGATAGCTCCGCGCGGGCGGAGAACCGGCCGACCGCGATGCGGCGATCACGCTTCCCGAGGAGAGGAAGGCGTGGGCCTTGTAGAGCGAGTGGGCCGTGATGTGAAGCAGGGCCAGGGCGAAGGCCCCGAGGCCGCACTGCAGCATCATGAATCCCATCTGGGCGACCGTGGAGAAGGCGAGCGTCCTCTTCACGCTGGTCTGGGTGATCATGACGAGTGATCCGAAGAGGGCGGTGAACCCGCCGACCGCCGCGAGGAGTTCCAGCGCCTTGGGGGCCTGGGCCATGAGCGGGCTGAACCGGATGATGAGGAAGCCGCCCGCGTTGATGATGCCCGCGTGCATGAGGGCGGAAACCGGCGTGGGGGTCTCCATCGTGTCGGGCAGCCATCCGTGGAAGGGGAACTGGGCCGACTTCAGGACCGCAGCCACCACCAGGAGGAGGGCGATCGTCTGGAGCGGAGCCTCCTCCCGGGAAGCACCGTCAAAGAGGGCGGCGTAGTCAAGGGTCCCGAAGGCGCACCAGGCGCACCAGAGCGCGGCAAGGAGGGCGATGTCACCGAGCCTGCTGAAGAGGAATTTCTTCCGAGCAGCCATCAGGGCAGCTGGCCTGTCGGGATAGAAGGTGAGCAGCTTGTGCAGGGCCATGCTGACCCCCATCCAGGAGAGGACGAAGAGGGCAAGGTTTCCGGAGACCACGAGCAGCAGCACACATCCGGCGGTCACTGAGAGCCACTTGAAGAACCGACCCTGATCGGGATTGCCTCCCAGATAATTCTTTGAAAAGAAAATCACGGAGACTGCAAGGAAGCTGACGAGGAGAAGCATGATTGCTGAGACGGCATCGAAGTAGACAGTCAGTCCCATAGCCCCCCACGACATGAACTCATGATGAATCGGCCCTCCCGTTACAACCAGTGCAGCACAGGCAATCACTGCCAGGAGCAGGGAGGTGAGGCTGAGGAGGGAAACCACCCTTCCCATCGTCCCGCTGTGGCTGTTCGCCAGCCTCCGTTGAATGAGGAGCGGCAGCAGCAGGGGGAAAGGCGTTAGCAACACGGGTACGGAGGAGTTCTCCGCAAAGAGGATTTCCAAGGAATGAAGGATGGTCATGCCTCCAAGACTAGACCGATTCTTTCTGTTTGATCCAATAGATGTATTAGAATAGATCGTTCATTATTATAAAACGATTGCCATGCCTTTCCTGAATTACCATCACCTCCGTTACTTCCGCGCGATCGCCCAGGAAGGGAACCTCACGCGCGCCGCCGGTCATCTGCGCATCTCCCCATCCGCATTGAGCACCCAGTTGGCTCAACTTGAAGAAAGTCTCGGTCAGCGCCTCTTTGAACGAAGCAACAAGCGCTTACTCCTGACGGAGGCGGGCCACATAGCTCTCGACTATGCGGAAACCATTTTCCGAACAGGCGAAGAACTCTACGACACGCTCAAGCACCGAGTGCCAAAACAGCGGCAAG
This window of the Verrucomicrobiota bacterium genome carries:
- a CDS encoding DUF2309 domain-containing protein, encoding MIPSHTFRTQADEALGRIAPLWPLSRFVAVNPFVGLSDMPFTKAAGVLARNAGTPLALPPSFYRELHGAGKITAEDLRRAIGEADARLTPENLVAGLQADAWELPLPPANLPSARIDAEGGARWGAFVTEEISKWCTAYFDGGQALWGFPWKGVPLFAAWRQAASLDRNPETAGLRGWREFVRGLGDDPAHEIDRAAAALGLEESAATEVFHSLLLGIGGWAGHLKFLAHEKGLQGEQDDTLRHLLAIRLVYECALKNAFPSVAFTAPTGHAEVPASTPSTPAAPAPQFLWQRAHEIATRRKLFSQLASLGGGRSGEAPDFQAVFCIDVRSEVFRRALEQVAPSGKTIGFAGFFGFPIEAVPAGETSGTPQCPVLLTPAVKVPSHGSQAELGAIARHKRFAGAWKSFKNSAVSSFVFVETLGLGFLGRMIQDLTG
- a CDS encoding NADH-quinone oxidoreductase subunit L; translation: MTILHSLEILFAENSSVPVLLTPFPLLLPLLIQRRLANSHSGTMGRVVSLLSLTSLLLAVIACAALVVTGGPIHHEFMSWGAMGLTVYFDAVSAIMLLLVSFLAVSVIFFSKNYLGGNPDQGRFFKWLSVTAGCVLLLVVSGNLALFVLSWMGVSMALHKLLTFYPDRPAALMAARKKFLFSRLGDIALLAALWCAWCAFGTLDYAALFDGASREEAPLQTIALLLVVAAVLKSAQFPFHGWLPDTMETPTPVSALMHAGIINAGGFLIIRFSPLMAQAPKALELLAAVGGFTALFGSLVMITQTSVKRTLAFSTVAQMGFMMLQCGLGAFALALLHITAHSLYKAHAFLSSGSVIAASRSAGSPPARSYRGLLGALAAFAVAGGLVALLSFLSGSAPWEDSGRFGLGLILFVALAQLLWHWWSTSSGVIGFLSGLAVAAGVGLLSVALHEGTRHLLGDSVAPAPAFTMAWPIALLTALSFLLLALRAFLPPTWASTGAGRTLFVHAYNGFYVNTAANRLIASIWPPRARKS